One Betaproteobacteria bacterium genomic window, CTCGTTGATGATGACCCGATAGGGCGTCTCGACGTGCGCCGACAGCTCCAGCGCCCCCATCAGCAGAATGGCATGTTCAACAGGAGACAGGCTGTCGACCTTCCGGTCGAGCAGCGGGGCGAGCGATTCGCGCAGTCCTTCGGAATGGGACAGGACACCGTCCACGATACGGTCGTACAGGGCGGCATCCGCCTTCGGAAAGCGCTCGTCCAGCCGGGCGTCCCGCTTGATCTCCATGGCTTCACGAGGATTGATGAGCCAGGCGTAGAGCGTCTGGACGGCCAGTTCGCGGCTGATGCGCCGCGCGTTCTTGGGGCGGGGTCTGGGCTCTGCGGAATCAGTCACGTTCGTCCTCGATGGCCTGGAGCAGGTTGGCCATCTCCACGGCCACACGCCCCGCCTCGGCCCCCTTGACGTGCATGCGTTCCTCCGCCTGGGCATCCGTCTCGGTGGTCAGCACTCCATTCGCGACCGGAACACCGCTGTCGAGCTGCACCCGCATGATCCCGGCCGCGGACTGGTCGGACACGATCTCGAAGTGATACGTCTCGCCGCGGATCACGGCGCCCAGCGCCACCAGTGCCGTGAACTGGCCCGACCCGGCCAGCTTGGAAAGCGCGATGGGAATCTCGAGTGCGCCCGCGACCGTGACGATCGTGATGTCGTCCTTTCGGACTCCGAGCGACAGCAGTTCGGTCACGCACGCGCGCAGGAGCGCATCGCACACACCGGAATTGAAACGGCTCATGACGATGCCGATCGTCAGCCCCTCCCCCGAGAGATCGGATCCGATCTCGTAGATGTCGTCGTACCTTGCCATGGTGTTCTCCCGGATCAGGCGGATCGCGCAGGCGGCCGGGGCTCGACGTGCCCGGTCACCTCGAGGTCGAAGCCGGTCATGCTGGGCATGCGGCGAGGATGTGCGAGAAGGCGCATGCGCGCCACGCCCAGGTCACGGAGGATCTGGGCTCCGATGCCGTAGGTGCGCAGATCCAGCTTGCGCCGCCCGTTCCCGCGGCTATCGGCACAGACGCGCGCGAGCAGATCGGCGCCCGTCTCGGTCCTGTGCAGCAGGACGATCACGCCGCGGCCCTCGCCGGCAATGGTCTGCATGGCATCGTTCAGACTCCACGAGTGCGTGGTGTCCCTCGCGTCCAGAGCATCCAGAGCCGAGAACGGTTCATGCACACGCACGAGAACCTCGTCCTCCGTGGCCACGTCCCCCTTCACGAGTGCGAGATGCGTGTCGCGCGTGGTCTTGTCCACGTACGCGACGAGGCGGAAATCGCCGTGAACGCTTGGCAGGACCCGCTCGTGGGCACGTTCGACCAGAGACTCCGTCCGGCTGCGATAGTGGATGAGATCCGCGATGGTTCCGATCTTGAGGCCATGCTGCCTGGAGAATTCCACGAGGTCCGGCAGCCGCGCCATGGTGCCGTCGTCCTTGAGGATCTCGCAGATGACGGCGGCGGGTTCCACGCCGGCGAGCTGGGCAAGATCGCAGCCCGCCTCGGTGTGGCCGGCCCTCACGA contains:
- the ribB gene encoding 3,4-dihydroxy-2-butanone-4-phosphate synthase; the protein is MTISATPEIIDELRAGRMVVLVDEEDRENEGDLVMAAQFVTPEAINFMARFGRGLICLTLTESRCRQLNLGLMVSSNRSQMGTNFTVSIEAAEGVTTGISAADRAHTVRTAVERDARPGDVVQPGHIFPLMAQPGGVLVRAGHTEAGCDLAQLAGVEPAAVICEILKDDGTMARLPDLVEFSRQHGLKIGTIADLIHYRSRTESLVERAHERVLPSVHGDFRLVAYVDKTTRDTHLALVKGDVATEDEVLVRVHEPFSALDALDARDTTHSWSLNDAMQTIAGEGRGVIVLLHRTETGADLLARVCADSRGNGRRKLDLRTYGIGAQILRDLGVARMRLLAHPRRMPSMTGFDLEVTGHVEPRPPARSA
- the nusB gene encoding transcription antitermination factor NusB, translated to MPRRRNACTSRGPRRGVWPWRWPTCSRPSRTNVTDSAEPRPRPKNARRISRELAVQTLYAWLINPREAMEIKRDARLDERFPKADAALYDRIVDGVLSHSEGLRESLAPLLDRKVDSLSPVEHAILLMGALELSAHVETPYRVIINEAVELAKTFGGTDGHKYVNGVLDRLAMEVRPDEARRR
- a CDS encoding 6,7-dimethyl-8-ribityllumazine synthase, with product MARYDDIYEIGSDLSGEGLTIGIVMSRFNSGVCDALLRACVTELLSLGVRKDDITIVTVAGALEIPIALSKLAGSGQFTALVALGAVIRGETYHFEIVSDQSAAGIMRVQLDSGVPVANGVLTTETDAQAEERMHVKGAEAGRVAVEMANLLQAIEDERD